The following proteins are encoded in a genomic region of Glycine soja cultivar W05 chromosome 17, ASM419377v2, whole genome shotgun sequence:
- the LOC114393008 gene encoding protein SRG1-like, whose product MATLPVSNPPINIDDVQELRKINPNTIPERFVQDVTERPNLNGIPLSLSPSPDDMPIIDFSKLTKGNKEETHEEILKLSTACEEWGFFQIINHDIDLDLLESIEKITRGFFMLPLEEKQKYALIPGTFQGYGQALVFSEDQKLDWCNMFGLAIETVRFPHLWPQRPAGFSEAVEEYSREVKKLCQNMLKYIALSLGLKGDVFEKMFGETLQGIRMNYYPPCSRPDLVLGLSPHSDASAITVLQQARGSPVGLEILKDNTWLPVLPIPNALVINIGDTIEVLTNGRYQSVEHRAVVHQEKDRMSIVSFYAPSSELELSPMPEFVDENNPCRFRSYNHGEYTVHVSESRLQGKKTLNNFARI is encoded by the exons ATGGCTACTCTTCCAGTTTCCAACCCTCCCATCAACATTGATGATGTCCAAGAACTAAGAAAAATTAACCCAAATACAATTCCTGAAAGGTTTGTGCAAGATGTCACCGAAAGGCCAAACCTTAATGGCATACCTCTCTCACTCTCACCATCACCTGATGACATGCCCATCATTGATTTTTCTAAGCTTACCAAAGGAAACAAAGAAGAAACCCATGAAGAGATTTTGAAGCTTTCAACTGCTTGTGAGGAGTGGGGTTTTTTTCAG ATAATTAATCACGATATTGATCTGGATTTGCTGGAGAGCATAGAGAAGATCACCAGGGGGTTCTTCATGTTACCTTTGGAAGAAAAACAGAAATATGCATTGATTCCAGGTACTTTTCAAGGTTATGGCCAGGCTTTGGTTTTCTCGGAGGACCAGAAGTTAGATTGGTGCAACATGTTTGGTCTTGCAATTGAGACTGTAAGGTTTCCACATCTATGGCCTCAGAGGCCAGCCGGATTCAG TGAAGCAGTGGAAGAGTATTCAAGAGAAGTGAAGAAACTATGCCAGAATATGCTGAAGTACATAGCATTAAGCCTGGGGTTGAAGGGGGATGTGTTTGAGAAGATGTTCGGTGAGACATTGCAAGGGATTAGGATGAATTACTACCCTCCTTGTTCTAGACCTGATCTTGTTTTGGGTCTGAGTCCCCATTCAGATGCAAGTGCCATCACTGTGCTGCAACAAGCAAGGGGAAGCCCAGTGGGACTAGAAATACTCAAGGACAATACATGGTTGCCTGTTCTGCCAATTCCAAATGCACTAGTCATAAACATTGGTGACACAATAGAA GTGCTTACAAATGGAAGATACCAGAGTGTGGAGCACAGAGCTGTGGTTCATCAGGAGAAAGATCGCATGTCAATTGTGTCATTTTATGCTCCTAGTTCTGAATTAGAGCTAAGTCCAATGCCAGAATTCGTGGACGAAAACAACCCATGCAGGTTTAGAAGCTACAATCATGGAGAGTACACTGTACACGTCTCAGAAAGCAGGTTACAGGGGAAAAAGACCTTGAACAACTTTGCCAGAATCTAA